The genomic stretch cttagccttaagtgagtattgtagtatatatatatatatatacatatataacatgtgacaaataatttgcaataaaataaaattgcgactataattaaagatctaagatatcctatctcttaagttggaccagactgctcacggtgagccaattttatttcaaatcggttaagtagtttaggagtccatcgcggacaaacatcgtgacaggagatttatatatattaagatagagaaaataataattttggaaaactttaaaagcaaaatattaactaaataacatatttatcataataactGTTTGGGCTTTTCCgagatagataaattattatatcatagagctgtagatttttttatgtttcaatgTATGAGGTCACTTGGCCAGCTCGGTGGACCACAGGGTATACTCTGTGGTCCCCTCTCATTATGGGAAGAGACTTGTGAGTTGTTATGGGTCGGTAGTGGGTTCATTAtgatcatcaattcaaccgattgacctCCACTGCTGGGCGTAGGTTCTTTGGAGAGAGTTTCACAATCTACGGACCTGGGCCGCTTATTtccagcgactcccagcgactAGCATTTTTTGTTTCCAGATGCGGGGTCTTCATTCCATCACCTTAGGACTCCaacgtgccccgcccattgccacttctgaactatgtcggtaactttagctCTTCTACGGATCGGACGGACGAAGTAGAGAAACTCCTAGCATAGGTCTCTCCATCGGCCGCTTGAGTCTTCTAATGAGGAACATAGAAAGCaaccatgatgatgataaaaattatatggcTTAAGGTACATAAACTAACCTTGGATCGTTTCTTGCACACTTCCATGGTATCGGTGAATAGAAATAACACGAGGTGGTCCCCCCGTCCGGAAAGCTCCTTCGAAAGCTCAACCACTTCGCATCGGGCCACGAATGAGCGATGCGACGATACGAGATGAGCCTGgtaacaatatacaatataattacaTCATACACAatcgataattaaaaaaaaaaattttgtttggttagAGCTTGTTAGACCATTACCGAATCCGATCGGGTTCGAAACTAGGCATATACTGACCAAAATAGAGTATAAGCATAATAAGATCTACTCATAATAGCTATCTGTACCCTAAGTAGCGATCTGTACGcacctaatcaatttaaatttccaCACTTCTTCAGAAAACGTTCcaggaaataataaacatgaataCGGAATTTGCGAGTCTGAAACAAGTCACATTAGGTCCaggtgtgtgcgtgtatgtgcATGTGTGCATATTATATACGCACCGGACACTGATCGATGTCGTTGTATATGTCGAACATCTGCAGTTGGCCCTCGGTCTTTCTCTTGTCTTCGTTAATGTGCGACATGACCTCGCGTAGCCCCGCTAGCGCCGAAACCAACGCCGCGTGATCTGGGTTACTTTTATGTGTGTGCTTTAAAATATCTACAAAAAGAAACATTAGAATACAAATTTAATGCGgccttatttaaatttcaatttaacttCAGTTTGTATCTTTTTAAAGTATGACATGAGTTAAATTTAATGCAAACTTACCATCCAATAACAGACTTATACTGGGTAATCGCTGCACTGGTCTTATTAAAAGTTCCTGTAAGCTTTGTCTACCACACTCGGGCTTGGTTTGGCAGATTTTCAGGAATGCATGAAATCTGAAACAATGAAATATATCACTTACTGGTGCAAGGTCGTGCCCTTAACATAAGAGGCTTTGGGGTCGATTCAGAAATCATTACAGATGCATCTTTGCGCCCCGGACCGGTTCGTGTGGCGCAGGCGCAGGCCGGCAATGCCGCGGGAAAGCACCAATTTGCCCAACAAGGCACTGCTGACGCGCGCGATTCGCACCCTTAACGACATActaactacaccactatggaattcagggtgtagctctggACTTACTATCTACGctatagaattcagaaagtgaacgtgaatggaaaacggtctaatggatcagttgtgaaaataggtgtcccacaggggtctattagaccttttctgttccttatttacattaatgaccttacCTTGCCAAagacaaacacgggatagttctgtttgccgatgatacatcactgacttttaaaataaatcgacgtgaattagcttttgacgacgtaaacaactctctcgcttaagtggtacagtggtttaaagctaataatttggttcttaacggaaaaaaaccaagtgtataaaattcactttacctaatgttaacacgtgaaaaccactgtactgcTTAATTCAGGAACTGAAattggaggatacgacagtttttctaggaataacgttagattctaaacttcaatggggccctcatgtaaataatttattgaacaggcttagttctgctgcctatgcggtaaagaagatacgccatatgaccgacgtagaaactgctagactggtatattttagttactttcacagcattatgtcatatggaattttactttggggtaatgctgctgatattagcactattttcgtgcagcagaagagggctgtccgaaggtgttaaaataatgaaagggtatagtcagtacatatgtgaaaattttatgtacgttcataaaaacatttctaaattaaagaaaaatttgactgcaataatttaaacattagaggtaagaataaacttacagtgcaatatactaggttacataaaattcataattcgtttaaaggaaattgcatacaattctacaataatctatccattgacatcttggagatgtctcttaaaaagttcaaagtttgtattaaacgtaagcttatagaaaagtccttttattttattataaaggactacgtaatcgataataaagcttgggtgtgaattattgcccTCACCAGGTTActcttcaaataattttaaatgaaattgtgagatggtgataacaaaaaataaaacaaccggctaagtttgttgtgggcttcttcttcgttcggaacccttgtagctttagttttaagtttacgaatgtgtgttatttaaataatattaacaaatataatataatatattattgactatatttggaatatttttgactattttgactttgacatagcTGAGAGAACGGATCTGGTTTGTTGTTCGCTAACTGCACTCACTAAGGTTGCTCTGTGGtgcatttgttatattaataatgtttcgtatgtaagttaaataaaatattgttttaaaagtcTGTTGATAGGTTCATCagaatctacgctagtgcattaggaaaagTCCTGTaatactagtcgtaagttgaaaaaaaaaagctcaGTTTTCTATACTAAGCGAATATCAGGAGtgtctatatggtgtaatttacaatttctttaatatttatactccaTAGCAGTACACTAAAGAGATCTTCGACAACGCATGTTTGGTGTGCCgcaattccgcaaagtaacaacCTCAATGACTTTACAGCATATCGCTGAGGCGATACTACTAACACCACAGATATCACtacccaaataaaagatttattattattatattattacaataaataattgttaagttcttaacaatgaataattgtcgcGGAGTAATTATAGacaatcaagcttaattttcataatatatcgtggatttccgcaaagtaacgcctgcttctatccaatattttagtTATCTTACAAAAATGATTGTGCAAAAATTATTGAGTTCCGATGAACAATACTATCGCTATTTTAGTTGTTCACCTTGGGTTCTCACGGTCGCACTGCTGCAGCATTTCCTTGGTGTTCTCGAAGAAGTTGACGAAGGGCGGGTAGGCCTTGACCATGTCAGGCGTGTAGTGCAACACCAGCCTTCCGATGCTCACCTCCTCGCTCCAATGCGCCTGCGCGTAGTGGAGCTCTTCCAGCATTCGTCTGCAGAACAAGAATTATTTCaatcaacttatttatttatttattcataagacacatcagcaattaattcataaaaaaaaaaatgtgttagaattacaaattctgtctagtgccattacaataatcaattatagtaattataacttagaaacattaggaaataaaatagacggccgattggcgcatctACTGCCCCCAACTCCACCAACCCCTCTGCTAAGCGTGGTGGTTaagggcaaacccttccgttagaagaagtctttattgtattagtatgtaagattttgttattattttgatatattgaATAACCTTAGTAGTTATTACGCAGCATattgtacttttatttgacctataccacaatttaatcatcttactcacatcctagggtagctggaagagatctcttatagagataagctttcctttgcacacttcatgtatcttatgtttaaaatgacaattgatggtacataaataataaataaagtctttAGTCTAGCAGTGAACTGTAATAGGCTATCGATGATCAAATATGAAACATAAACAAAAGtagttgaaattttttaaattttttttccaagttatattacccaaaataataaaaaattgaaggTCAGTTAGTGTAACTTATTCAAATTGACTGAGACTACAACATGTTCTGCTCTGTTCTGTTCTTAGTGAGACAAACCGTCTGCATTAAAACTGCATGCCAGCTGAAAAATTGTAGTTTTAGTGCAGTCCGTCTGTCAAGATCCTAAGACGAGAGCTGAAACCAAcactttacttttaaattaacgaGTGTAGTAAACCACATTACATCATTAATACCCAAAAAAATAACCTCTCTTATTAACGATTCCAGTcctgttaaaatgaaaaaaaaaactttcgagTTTGAATTTGCAGTCATGAAAATATGGCAATGGACTATATACTCtcaaattatttcaatttcCTAATATCATATAGTAAGACACTACTTACTGATGTAACTCATAAATAGGCGGCAGGTTCccgaaaataatttttagttctGTATTATTGAGCAACGCTTGAGTTTTTCCATTACTAGTATCATCCTCGGCCATTTCTTCTAACGGTTGTTTaaacatctaaaaataaaaaaacatgttgaCAGATTTTACCAATGTATACCATCCCATACCATAAATAAACTAAGATGTGGAAATTGTTACTTACGTTTACTATCGTGTGTAGTATTCCTACATAATTTGACTCCGTCTGAAGAAGCTCCATGAACACTTGTTGCCGTGGAGACATTAATTTTCGCACTACATTGTCAGGTACTTCTgattctaaaataatataccaTCATTGTTAAGCAAGTTATTATGCATATAGCATTATTAAAGACAGCTCAATATAATTACAatcaattaatttgatttttagtaAACATATACTCACGATGGCTATCTCTCGacataatacatttataaaaaaattaagtgaacCTTACCTTCCAATAGTTGCTTGCCGTCGGGCGAAGGCGTACAATCCAGTAGGTTATTTGACAGACTGAGTAGTACGGCATCTCCTACTGACGAACGTCGCTTGTGCAACGCTGCATCGTTGCCGCGCAGCTTGCGTTTCCTTAACCTTTGTAATGCCGCCGGAGTGCCGCCTGCATTTGAGCCCGCCCCGCCTCCAACCTCGTCCACTCCCGAACACGTTACGGTGGGACCCGTACCGCCCACAGACGACCGCCGAGAAACCTCATCGAGGTactgtagttaaaatttacacaTTAAATGCCGACGTTAATTAAGCATCAAAAACGGACTAGAAATGACTATAATGACACTTACATCTTTGAAGAGATATTCCCTTTCGTCCTGGGCCTCCTCATTTTGTACGGAAGCCCAGAACCACTCAGCTTTGACGATATGTACGCGCGCCGAACAATCCGGCGCAACACCTGTATTGTGCTCGTCCACCACCTAAACCAGAACATAAAATCAACACTAAATCGGATAAATGAATACGTTATAACATCAAATTATCAACCTATACAAAACTGTAGTGATAGATTATAACATTATGATAACTCACACCTGCTTGTGCACGATCTATAAGCACCTACACATTCGACGTAACATGCAAGCATGATAGCGAAGAATTTTCGAGATAGAATCTGTGAAAGATCTTTTTACTGCATAACGATGTACCCTAAAATTTCTATGGCATGACAGGCTAAAATTTAGTAGTAGTGTAATAAATGGGGTTAGTACCGGCAGCGATAGTCCATGGCATTGCGACAAGGCGCGGGCGTCGCGGGTGGGGGGCGTCTCGGCACGCAGCTCGCAGCGGCGCGGCGACTGCGCGGGGCGGGGAAGGAGGGACAGGGGGCCGCCGCGCTCGCGTTCGCGACTTTCCGGCGCGCCGCAAATGGAGTGGCGGTGCACTCGGAGCCACACGCTCTGTGGTGTTTTAAAAACTGTCGAGTCGTCCAACTCGTCCATGTCCGGATCCTTCATCGGAGTTCTCATGTCTGTACTGTCCACAGTGTCCACTTGAACCGGAGAAATATCGAAGTGGATATCGTCGAGATCTCTCTTTGGAGTTGACACATTTTTCAGTTCCGGCGGTAGATGGCAAGGGTTCACATCTACGGTATTCCGTTCTCGCTTTTCGTATTTCTTTTTTCGTTCGCTTCTAAAAGACGCGGTAAACGATTTTACACTTCTCCGTAATTTTGACGCAGATTTGACAGTTTTAGAGCTTCTTATAGACGCAAAAGAAATATCGAAAAATCCAGACTGCTTACTCATATTCAACGATGAAATTGAAGTATTGTCGTAATCCCTGATGGGCGAAGACGTCGATGCGACGAACTCCCCCGCGGGATCAGTGGGCTTTACGCTCTCAGGGCTCACTGGCTCCACAGTGATGTCTCCCGATATTTTAGATAaagattctttttttgtttttttaaatatgttaggcttcgttttaaatttaaaggagTCTTTTATTTTAAGCCGTTTAATAGATTTCCAATTGAGATCTTCTGATTTGTCCGGCGATAAGTTATTGCCATCTATTACACTTATTTGAAAATTGGAATCTGTAGAGTTTCGGCTCCTTTTCTTCCCGGAAGAAATGGTAGTATTTGATTGCTGTAATTCTTTGTTTCCTTTTGCAACAGGTAAGAGAAATACTGCTTCATCTTTCGAATCCAGGTCACACAAACTCTTAGTAAGAGACGAATGTAAAGATCCTGCTTCCGTTAAGCAGTCGactatattaaatacatttatagaCTTATTTTTAAAGACTTCTCTCTTATCTTTAGCATTTGTTCTGGTACCACCATGAATAATTTgtgacaaatatttattttctttatcactGCTTTTATTTTTCCGATATTCGATATGACCACAGCCGCCGCTATCATGGACATCGGAGCTCAAATCATGTAGAAATGATTTTCCTAAATTAGTAATACTGATATCTTCTAGTTGagatttatctttattattacttaaactatTTCTAATACTGTCTCTTGCGTATTGCAAGCGCTCTTCTCTTTcgtcttttattatatcttcGTTTTGGTCGTTCGATTGTTTAGTTGGACTAGCGCGACGACCCGAGAGGCGGGCAGATAGCCTACGGTAGAGAGAACTCTTTGGAGTAGTTTGggatcggtttggtgtggagcgGGACGGCTTCGCGGAAGCACTGGGGTTGTTAAGGTGAGGCGAGAGGATAAGCGAACGACCGAAAGTCTCCCCATTGGCCATTACCTGAAACATGTGTGAAACACACCACGCAATGATGTAATGAAGCCATTCCAAATACAAACATGCAAACGGTTGAACTATTGTGATAGAGACAGTTAAACATAGAAAAGCTGTTATTGGtatggaaattatatttttggaaaATGTCCTATTAAGTTTGTTTGGTGACGTATCATTTTAACATAGCCGCAATTACGAAGTGTTTTATAGGGGTATGAATGAGCATAAATTCTATACAACCATTAATCAAAGCATAATCCAAGGTTATGACATGATTGCAAAGCAAATGAAAAATACATGGCAGAACAAATTGTACATGTAAACTGacacatataaacaaacagtaCAGTTATGTTTATAACAAAATCTAAGTAAATACAGATACATTTCAACTAAATAGATGGTTTGAATCAGATTAAGTAAAGCAGTGATTAATGTCGTGGTGTTACAACAGCTGGTGAACAATCTACTATAATAATAGACAATGGGTTGACTTTACGCCGTGCAGAAGGAATGTAGAAAGTCGTGGTACTAGCGCCTTATCCCATTGTGTGggaaaaatgatataaaactgAATTGGATCATAGGAAGAGACAAAATACGAGAATTATTCATATGACTTTACATATAATTGCAACTTATAAACCCTTGTATGACAACACTTTGTGAATTCTGATCATGTTTGCGTGTTAACTACTATACAAATAACAACTGACATTGAAGCTATTACTAAATACTGTGCTTGTGTTGAAAGAgtaagcaaaaaatatatatactaaggaAGTAACTACTAACCATAATTTGTAATGTCTACAATGTAAACTAAACTAATAGTGATTTGTGTTCCCAAGGGTACCCATTCCGTGCATGCTAAATTCATATTGCTAAAATTAGTGACTAAGGTGCCATTTatagtgtatataaatatccCGGTATGTTAAGTATCCAGAGGTAAACGCTCTGAGATTAACAATTATaacttatgaatttattttatataaaggaTGACTTTATTTCGTCAATTGTTCATAGTATAATTGTGTactgatttaaaaattataaatgttagcAATTGTTACTATTAGTAAATAACGACGTAAGAGCAGGCAAAAATTCATTTAGAGCACGGAAAGTTGAATTGACAATGATTTCGCAATACGTCTGCGAAAGCTGACAAATTAAAGGTACTTCTAGACTTATTGCTTCTAGAAATTGTTTTTGCCTACTCTTTCgtacctactttttatttgtaaacttaataaGAGGATATCAATTTTTGTTACATACGGCTGTACCCGAGTTGGCATCGTTAATTACcgttaattttgaataagttTCCCGACAGACCAACGACACATTGCCAACTCCTTGTATTGTATATCTTATCTGACAGTTGCCAACTGGTCTGTAATATTGTGTGAATACAGCCAGTAGACATTCTAtcacagaaattataaaatacggTATCAGCAGCAACCGCAGTTGACGGATTAGTTTACGAAACATTTCGTCAATCCTCTTGGCGGCAAGCTGCCGTTCATTCGGTAAAAACTCACATCATATTTTGTcagttatattattcattgatagGCCCTGAATTACTACTTAAAATTCAAATTGTAgaattaaatacctacctatctgAAATttcaggttataaattaattgcgatatttgttataaacaaaaacagacTTACGACATGTGTGCAGTCGGGGTCGTCGAGCGGGCAAGCGGCCCCGCCATTGCTGGCGAGAACTTCTGCCATGTGCTGCGTTTCATCTTCAGGAAACCCAACGAAGCACACTCTTGCGCCCGCAAATACTTTTAACTTGTGCTCCTTCTGCAACAGGaatcatcattataaacttatttccGGCCGACTACATCACACAGGTCTCCTCTTCAGAATCAGACCCGtctaagccgtagtccaccacgctggccaagtgcggactaGTAGACTTCAGACGCATTTAAGAATGTTATGTAAACTCTGAGCCCTCGAACATTCAAGTTatcacacgatgttttccttcaccgttatagcaagtgacattttaattgcttaaattcaaaaagcgcacataactccgaaaagtaagagagGCGTGCCGCGGATCTACCTCGGTCTCTCACTCGGTATAGGAAAGCCGAAACCTAACCGCACTACAGTatctattataaaattgtaagtttGTTGAGTTTGTGCAAAATTCATTGCCATATTACCGACTAGCACTTTATTGacaaatttattcaaaatttcttatttggcatagaatattaatacttacaaaaaaagtcACCACGACAACCTTATGTAGATAAACCTTGACTTATATGGCATGATATTTAGACATATATTTAAgtagattatgtaaattaagaaTCAAACGGTCGCGCCATTGTATGAGTATTTAATCAATGAGTGAGGTAtcgatgttttttatttcgtccggggaacagctagtatattgatatcaatataaaaccGAATCGGGAACCTCCTCCCATTAAAAAGTCGGTTAAAAGTTGATACCGGCGATAGTTGAACTCTACTCGGGCAGAACTTCTTGCTTTA from Pararge aegeria chromosome 4, ilParAegt1.1, whole genome shotgun sequence encodes the following:
- the LOC120623509 gene encoding protein ECT2 isoform X4, translated to MDEMSKGMSQTGSTAATDKNQDIDGSSTPMVYVNESCLECERVRAACERLGAVAAVRGPEVLPLTQQQPAPPSYLVTAPFEGELFDAAHKAKYRVLGPTAVLQLADRDEAPPSNARPLYSLAMRGAVICFSGFRKKDELTYLITLIHYMGGSIRKDMSSKVTHLIAAAATGDKYRYASGFGVPVLARSWVDACWERRDDADCFATNDAIIKEHKLKVFAGARVCFVGFPEDETQHMAEVLASNGGAACPLDDPDCTHVVMANGETFGRSLILSPHLNNPSASAKPSRSTPNRSQTTPKSSLYRRLSARLSGRRASPTKQSNDQNEDIIKDEREERLQYARDSIRNSLSNNKDKSQLEDISITNLGKSFLHDLSSDVHDSGGCGHIEYRKNKSSDKENKYLSQIIHGGTRTNAKDKREVFKNKSINVFNIVDCLTEAGSLHSSLTKSLCDLDSKDEAVFLLPVAKGNKELQQSNTTISSGKKRSRNSTDSNFQISVIDGNNLSPDKSEDLNWKSIKRLKIKDSFKFKTKPNIFKKTKKESLSKISGDITVEPVSPESVKPTDPAGEFVASTSSPIRDYDNTSISSLNMSKQSGFFDISFASIRSSKTVKSASKLRRSVKSFTASFRSERKKKYEKRERNTVDVNPCHLPPELKNVSTPKRDLDDIHFDISPVQVDTVDSTDMRTPMKDPDMDELDDSTVFKTPQSVWLRVHRHSICGAPESRERERGGPLSLLPRPAQSPRRCELRAETPPTRDARALSQCHGLSLPVVDEHNTGVAPDCSARVHIVKAEWFWASVQNEEAQDEREYLFKDYLDEVSRRSSVGGTGPTVTCSGVDEVGGGAGSNAGGTPAALQRLRKRKLRGNDAALHKRRSSVGDAVLLSLSNNLLDCTPSPDGKQLLEESEVPDNVVRKLMSPRQQVFMELLQTESNYVGILHTIVNMFKQPLEEMAEDDTSNGKTQALLNNTELKIIFGNLPPIYELHQRMLEELHYAQAHWSEEVSIGRLVLHYTPDMVKAYPPFVNFFENTKEMLQQCDRENPRFHAFLKICQTKPECGRQSLQELLIRPVQRLPSISLLLDDILKHTHKSNPDHAALVSALAGLREVMSHINEDKRKTEGQLQMFDIYNDIDQCPAHLVSSHRSFVARCEVVELSKELSGRGDHLVLFLFTDTMEVCKKRSKAFNSKSPTNGTGTMRIGSSKPYRHISLMPLSTVKCVVDIREAEDCHNVFALMCRSNQELKEKLYSFMITDETVDKSHFLRQLCRQMANTVCKPDADKFLACLDSHQLDIDTSDLALSTLSKVSKFAARTRIKVGRALSFNKTPSKLKRAMSSMISPFGSTSNLTPASQLAQMRLASCNNINEMGASAGGNGEGASMLVAPLSVQPTRKATAGAAAALRRF